The genome window CCGCGCGCACTCGGAGAGAGCTGAAACACAGTGTCGAGAGGCCGGGGGTCTGCACCATCAGCGGGATGATGAATTCGATCGGATCGCCCTTTTCGAGCGCGGCAAGCGGCCTTCTCTCGGTCGGCATCGAGGAGGGCCCTGATGGGTCCGCGGTCGTTCACAGCCTCGGGTTTCCGGGGTGCGTCGCCGCGGGGGCTTCGCCGCAGGAGGCGCTCGATGCCTATGCGGTCGAACTCTCCGAGTGGCTCGCCTTTCGCGAGACGCTCGGACTGCCGGTTCCCTCGCGCGACGAGGAGCTGGAGATCACCGTGGACGAGTGGGTCGCCTCGCCGGAACCGGTGAGCGAGGGCTCGAGCAAGGTCTGCTTCGAGGCCGACCTGCGCCCGCTGGAGGATGCGGAGATCAACGAGGCACTGCACCTGCTGGGCGACCTTCGGGGGCGTCTGTTACGGGCGGTGCGCGCGATCCCCCGGACGGAGTTAGACCTGGACG of Longimicrobiaceae bacterium contains these proteins:
- a CDS encoding type II toxin-antitoxin system HicB family antitoxin, which gives rise to MMNSIGSPFSSAASGLLSVGIEEGPDGSAVVHSLGFPGCVAAGASPQEALDAYAVELSEWLAFRETLGLPVPSRDEELEITVDEWVASPEPVSEGSSKVCFEADLRPLEDAEINEALHLLGDLRGRLLRAVRAIPRTELDLDAGAPWSLRRIFDELARAQWWTLTRLGASPLAEVPESPIARLDTAMAITVQQFTGFARQARDRVLELDEEVWTPRKVLRRLLWLEWSLGKAALAVLEGTG